GATATGAAAACTTTCGTCAAATTGCTGGTTTCACTGTCGTTCGCCCTCTGGCTGGGGGCGATCGCCATTTTTTCGATCCAAAATATTCAACCTGTATCCCTTAAATTTATCACCTTTGAGTCAATTTCTATTCCTGTAGGAGTGTTGCTAGCTTTTTGTGTGGGTGTAGGAACAATCTTGGGTTCGTTAATGCCGCTTTTGTGGCAAAGACGGAGAAGACAGTATTAACTAGATAAATAGTAGGAAATAATATTAGGCTTTAGAGAAGTGAAGCAATAAATAGTAGTTAGTGGGTAGTTGACAATAAAGTAAAACTTATTTGTTATTCATTACTCTTCGTCTCATTTTCCATGCAGCAAGACATAAAAGCAGGGAACTATAAATAGAGTCAGCAAAGTTGCCAGAGCCAAACCGGAAAAAACTACAACTCCCAATGGTTGTAAGAGTTCTGCTCCTTCACCAATACCGAGAGCTAAAGGAAACATTCCTAAAACTGTCGTAATAGTAGTCATCAAAATCGGTCGCAGTCTAGCGGTTGCCGCACTTATAATTGCCGTAGCGCGTAGCGAAGCACAGCCCGGCGTATAGCCCTGTCCGTTAGGCTTATCGCATTGTTCCTGTCGTAGCTGATTGGCGAGTTCCACCATAACGATCGCATTATTAACCACAATTCCTACTAAAAGAACCGCACCTACTAAGACAGTGGCACCAACGGCAGTATCAGTAATATACAATCCCAAAATGCCTCCTGCCAGAGCCAGAGGAACGGTAAATAAGATTATCAAAGGATCGATTAGAGAATTATACTGAACCGCCATCACTACAAATACTAGAAAAACCGCCAAACCTCCCAAAATCTTAAGCGAGTTTTGCACTTCCTGACTGGAGTTGGCTGCATAGCTGGGCAAAATATTAATGCCGTCTGGCAATTCGATTTCAGCCATAATTGACTGTAATTCTGCCATTGCTTCACTAAAGACAGCTTCTTCATTAAATTCACCGACAATGATAAAGACGTTACGTTGGGCGAGTCTTTGAACTTCTCCTGGTGCTTCGGCTAGAGTTATCGAAGCCACATCCTGTAGATTTATCGTACCGCCTCGGTTTGTCAGTATTGGTAGCTGCTCTAATTCTGTAATAGACTGACGAGAACTTTCATTCAAGCGAACTCGCACATCTACCAGGCGATCGCCTCTTTGTAGTTGGGTAGCGACAGTACCGCTAATTGCAGTTTGTACCGTCGTTCCCAAATCGGTTACGGTCAATCCTAAATCTGCCAAACGGGCGGGATCGGGGATTATCTGGACTTCTAGAGGTCTGGGATCGTTGCGAGTGCGATAGCGGGCTTTAGTAGCGCGATTATCTAACATTTCTAAAACCTCATTACCAGTTTGTTCTAGTAGGTCGAGATTTGCTCCCTGTAAAATTAAATCGATATCTTCGTCTACAGGAGAATTATCTAGAGTCAAACCCCTAACCGATTCGGGAAAAACAACCAAGCGAGTATCGACTAGGTTTAGCTGTTGAAATTGGTTTTCGACTCGTTCGACATAAGCTTCAACATCACTATTGGGTTTGAGGGTAATAGTCCCAGAACTACGCAAAGGATTATCAATGGTGCTACTACCAAATAAAAAACCACCTGCGGCAGTAAAAGCGTATTCGGTTTCTGGTTGATTCAATAAAATTTCGTCTACTGCTTGCATTACCCTTCGATTGGTTTCTAAATTGGTTCCTGGGGGAAAGCTGGCATAAAGTCGTGCCTGTCCCGTATCTATAGAAGGTAAAATTTCTTGGGGAAGTTGCTGTAGCATTGCATAGCTACTACCGCCAAATATGGCAAAGGCTAAAATGATGACGATGAGGCGATGGCGAATTACTCTCGTTAAAATGTTTCGATAACTCTCAGTTGCTCTAGTAAAGGCGCGATCGAACCAGACTAAAAAGGGGAATTTAGCAATCTTGCTGCTGCGTTTTATACCCAACAGACGCGAGGCTAACATCGGAACTACAGTCAAAGCCAACAGCAAAGAAGCCGCGATCGCAAAGCTAATGGTTAAAATTAATTCTTGAAATAATAAAGAAAATAAACCGCCAATTAACAAAAAAGGCACAACTGCAACTAAATTAGTGGCGGTAGATGCCACTAATGCCGACTCTACTTCCTGGCTGGCTGCGATCGAATTTGTCAGATAGTTGCGGTTATCTCTACCTCGTTTTCTAACTGTCAGCACGATATTTTCTAGCATCACGATGGAGTTATCGACGACAATACCTACCCCTAATGCCAATCCGCCCAAACTGAAGATGTTAATTGACAAGCCAAATAGCTTCATGAGAATAATGGCGGTAAGGATCGCCAGGGGAATTGCCGTAGCAATGATAAATGTCTGACGCAAAGAACCCAGAAACAACAAGACGGCGATCGCTGCCAACACCGTACCGATTAATCCTGCCGTAATCAGATTGGCAATGGAATTACGAATAAAGATCGCCTCATTTTTGGTAGTAATTAACTGCATATCCGCAGGAATAGTTCCTACAGCTTGCATATTTGCCAGTTTGGTTTTAATTGCCTGAGTAACGCTAATAGTATTAGCTTCTGGTTGTTTCTGCACGCTAACCTTAATTGCAGGTTTGCCATTTAGTGAGACAAATACCCGCTGTTCTGCAGTACCGTCGGTAATACGCGCCACATCCTCTAAATAGACCAGTCTACTAGCACCTGCTTCATTAGCTAAATTCAAACGAAGATTGCGAATTTCGGCGACGCTTTGCCATCTACCCGTAGTTCTCACTAAAGGTTCGCCTGTTTCACCTTGCAGCCTACCGCCAGCCAAATCGCGATCGCCCTGGGCTAAAGCTTCTTCAACGGTATTAAAACCAATTCCCAAAGCCTGTAATCTCTGCAAATCTACATCAATGCCAATTTCTTCGGTCAATCCTCCCGATACCTCTACCGAAGCCACACCTGGAATGATGTTTAACTCTCGTCCTATTTCTTCTTCGGCAAATATTCTTAATTCTAGATTGTCTAACGAAGCTGACTCTACTGCAAATTCATAGAATGGTTCTTCCGAAGGTGAAAACTTATATAGGCTGGCATTTTCAACTCCATCGGGTAAAACGCGATCGCGGTTGCGATTAAAAATTGCCGTAGCATCTGCTAAAGCGCGATCGATGTCTTCTCCTGGTTGAAAATAAAGATCGATACGAACGCTGCCTTCTCTGGTACGAGAAAATATTTGTTCGATCCCTTCAGTAGCACTCAAAATGTCTTCTAATGGTTTGGTTACTTCTTCAACCACTACGGCAGTAGAAACGCCTGGAACATCGAGGCTCAAACCGATACGAGGATAGGTAATAGCTGGCAATAAATCTACCTGTAACCTGAAGATAAAGACTACGCCGACTACAATTGCCGCCAATGCAACCATCAAAGTTCCAATATGACGTTGAATAGCAATGCTGCTAATAGAGATTGATTTCATTAATGAGAGCCATAAGCGAGCGGCAATTCGATTTTAACGTAAGGACAAAACTTCGCCCTTCTATAACTTGTGTTGCCGCTCAAAAAAGCCCTGTCTCAATGAGATAGGGCTTAATAAATATATTTATTGACAGTTAGCTCGAACTAATCAAACAATATGCCAGAAACTTAACTGCTTTTATCTTCTTGCTGGGAAAATCTCTGATTTCCAGAAAACGACGAACGAGAAGCAGATTTTTTACTTAGTGCTTTGGCATATGCTTTATTACGAGCAGCTTTTTCTTTTTTAGGGTTTCGGCGTTTAGCCACGAACGATATCTCCAGATTTAAATAACTAGAATTCCTACAAAATAACAATTATGTTATGTATGCATGACAAAGAAATTATTCGGTTTAGCTGCAAACTATGATTATCATTTTAAAAATGATGAGTTAAAAACGGAAATTTCTACGTCCGCCGCCTCCAGAACTTCTAGGTTCGCGAGGTCTAGCTTTATTAACTTTGAGCGATCGACCCATCCATTCAGCACCATCTAGAGCGCTAATTGCCGCAGTTTCTTCATCTTCCGTTCCCATTTCGACGAAGCCAAAACCACGTTTGCGACCTGTTTCGCGGTCTGTAGGAAGATGAACCCGCTTGACCGTACCATATTCGGCGAAAACCTCATTAAGATCTTCTTGGGTAATCTCATAGTTGAGATTGCCGACATAAATTGACATCTATTGTCTCCTCAATTGAATTAACGTGTGGAGAGACAAGATTGCGAAGAAAAGCCTATCAATACTATATGGAAAAACCTATCAATACCAATCAAACTCGATCGCCGATCTTTATTCTCGCTAATTATACTAGCATTTTTTATTAAAGTCGAAACACACTTTACTGCTTTCAAAAGCATCAGTCAAGACAGAAACCAGTCTCTGAAAACAGAAGCGATCGCACGTTATATTGAGAGAAGTCAGGTTTTGTACGCCGCCCACAACAAATAGTTAATTCGCTCGTACCAAGATGTCGTTCGATCTCAAACAAACAATTAGCGATTCTCCTGCCGATTTTATCGATTCAACTGTATTTAAACCAGAATTGTCAATTCAGCTACGGCAACTGCGAAATAGCCTGCGAGTCGGACAGCAGAGTCTGGCAGATTGGCAGCAAGGAGAAATGGCAGTTTCTGCCGTACCTGGTGCGGGCAAGTCTCACAGTTTGGCGGTAGCTGCGGCAATTGCTATTGCCAAGCATCAATTACACAGTCGCAAACAGCTTGTTATCGTAACTTATACTCGTTCGGCAGCCGCCAGTATCAAAAGTAAGATAAGAAAACGCCTTCAGGAATTATCTTTACCTCCCAGAGGGTTTGTAGTTCATACCCTACATGGTTTGGCTTTAAATATTGCCAGTTCCCATCGCGAACTAGCTGCTTTAGATTTAGATAAAGTCAATCTTATTGCCCCAACAATGGGACATCGTCTGATTAGAAGTTCGGTGGAAAAATGGCTGGCGACTCACCCACGTCAGTATCGGGTTTTGCTAGAAGGGATACAGTTTGACGGCGAGGAAACCGAAAGATTGCGCCGTCAGTCGGTGTTACGAACCGAAGTGTTGCCTGGCTTGACCTATACGGTGGTTAGAGAAGCTAAAAGTTCGGGTTTGCTACCAGAAGATTTACGCAACTTAAGCCAAACTGCTACCGATAACTATCAAATCCTAGCGATCGCCGCAGGACTTTATGATGAATATCAACAGGCAATGCAGTCACAAGATCTGATCGACTATGACGATATGATTTTGGCAGCTTTGAGAGTATTGGCATACGAGCCGATGCGATCGCTTTGGCAAGAGCGAGTATTTGCCGTATTTGAAGACGAGGCGCAAGATTCTAGTCCCCTACAGGAACAGCTAATCTCGATTTTGGCGGGTAATAGCACCAATCCCGATTTATCACCAAATTTAGTTAGAGTAGGCGATCCCAACCAAGCGATCAATTCTACCTTTACCCCTGCCGATCCCCTGTACTTTAATTGGTTTTGCCAAATCTGCGAAGAAAAAAACAGTTTGGCAACTATGGATCGAGCGGGACGCAGCAATCGTACTATTATCGATGCGGCAAATTTTGTACTGCATTGGGTTAACCAGCAAGAACTCAGAGAATTGCGTCTCGCTGCTACAGCAGAACCCCACCCAGATTTACAACTGCCTTTTCGTCCCCAAAATATTCAGCCAGTTTCTCCCGACGATCCCCAACCAGAAGCCAACCCCCAGGCAACGGGCAAAGGTTTAGAAATTTATCGCCCAGATGATATTTATCAGACCGTAGAGCTAATTGGCAAACGGGCGATCGCTTTATTTAAAGAACATCCAGAGAGAAATGCCGCAATTTTAGTTAGAGAAAATCGCCAAGGACGCTTTGTAGCCGAAGAATTAGCTTACTTGCAACGAGACTACAAAATAAAAATTTATGAAGTTGGCGAAACCGAAAGACATTCACATATACCTGCCGAAATTCTCCAGCTACTACAGTTTATCGATCGCCCTCATTCTCCAGACAATCTTAAAGCGGCATTAGAAGTCTTGACCCAGCGAGGTCTAATTCCCACTCAGGATCTCAACGCCCTTGCAACCTATCCCGAACAGTTTCTCTATCCTACCCCCCTCGATCCGCCATCTAAAAAAGAAGTAACGGAAGTGCGTGACTACTGTTGTGATTTACTCCGCGCTCGTTTGGCATTACCTCACTATCAACTGATTCCTTATTTGGGAATGAAGCTAAAATACACGGGTTCGGAATTAGCAACGGTACAAAAACTATCGGAAAAAGTTAACCAGCAGATTGTTGGTAAAAGTTCTCTACAAAGTAGCATTCAAGCTTTAGAAGAAATAGTTGCCTCAGAAAAATTTGAAGGGGTAGAAGAAGACAACGACGACCGCTATACTCGTAGCGGTCAACTGACTATTATTACCATGCACAAAGCCAAAGGATTAGATTGGGACTACGTGTTTCTACCTTTTCTGCATTTGGACGTGCTGCCAGGACAACCCTGGGTTCCTACGGCAGCGCAATTTTTAGGCAATTTTACTCTTTCAGAGGTCGCTCGCGCTCAAATTCGTGCGGTAGTTCACGCTCGGTATACTAATGATGCAGTTTCTATTCCCCAACCAGTTGCCGCTTGGAAAGAAGCCAACAGGCTCAAGCAAGCCGAAGAATTTCGCTTGCTCTATGTGGCAATGACTAGAGCCAAACGTTTGCTGTGGATGTCTGCTGCTCAGTTAGGTCCTTTTCGCTGGAGCGTATTTCGTCCCGACAAACCAGCTAGCTTACAGCAGAAAACACCTTGTCCTGTTTTGCCTGCGTTGGGTCGTAAGTTTCCCCGCTCTGTTATTAATTAAATGTATTTAATTTAGTATTATTAGAACTAAATTTTTTCAATCAAACATGGTAGTGTAACTCCATCGAAAAATTTCGACTAGAGTACTTATGGCTATAGATAGCGGCGAAAACAATTTAGGTATCGTATCAGAATGCCTAGTAACTGATTGCACTTACAATCGCGAAAAGCGGTGTACGGCAGGTGGAATCTATATCAATACTGCCAATGGAGCCGCTTTGTATTATGACTGTACGACAGAATCTTTAAAACCAATAACCCAAGAACGAGAGGAAGTAGAGGACGTATCGCAATGTACGGTTATTGATTGTTCTTATAACAAAGGTCAGTCATGTATTGCCGAATTTATTACCGTTTTCTTGTCGAATAATACTGCTCGATGCGATACCTATACGAAGTAGTAAAATAATCGCAGTAAGTGTCGATCGCATGAAGTACACTTTATCTGTCGAAAACGAGAAAAATTCAAACGTTTTTGTCTTATTTAAATTTAGACTTAACCGATGTAAAGATCGCTGTAAAATCTCGATAGTTGAAGACACATATAAATAATCTTCATCTTCTAGATGCTTTTTTTTCATCGGACATGTTTTTTTATCGCTAAAAAAGTATCAAACTAAACAGAGATATTAAGAAATTACTTATCTCTTAAGTTTTGATGCCTGCATCTTTTATCCCGAACAATTTAGCAATCGCGCCTTCTTATCCTAAAGCAGAGTTACCCAATTTACTATTAAGAAAAGTAGTTCTCGATCGCAACTGCTCGTTTCAAATCTGGTCGCCTAAGTCAAATGCTATTTTACAAGCTGTTGAAGCCGACTTATTAATTAGCGATCGCCTGAGAGTAGAAGCGATTTGTACGAGACTAGTTTCATTATTAGGTGCGACTTGTTCGGAACATGAAGATCATTTATTAACCAATCAAAAGTTAATTTATTATTGGGAAGATCTCAAATACTTTACTTCTAAGTACGGATTCAAACCAAGCGTTATTGACGTGCTGTTTTCAACCCATACTATCCGCCAACTAAACGCGCCATCGATAAATTCTGCAACACAGTGGGTAGTAGAACCAGCCTGTTGGGAAATTTTTTTTCTGGAATTAAAAGCGGTTGCTAATGGCTATCAACTTGTACCTAGACCGCAATATCTCTCAGTTATCGTTTGGACTGGTCTACCTACAGTTAAATATATTCCTCAAATGCGGATGAAGCAATAAAACTAAAAAATGGAACGTAGCTACCTACGTCCCATAATATTCGATCGTAAATATCTACGATTCTGCTCCTGGAACGATCTCAACCTCTAGCTGTACCGTATCGACTCCTGTAATTTCTCTAGCCAATGGCTCGATTGTAGAATATTCTTTTTCACTGGGAACAGTTCCCCTGATAAACACTGCACCATTTTCAGCATCGATAGTTAACTTGCTACGAGGAATGTTTGCTTCGAGTTTAGCTCTGACTTCACTTTCAAGATCGGAATTATCTCTTTGCTCTTGTTCGCCAAAAACATCGTTACGCTCCTCTCTAGCTCTAATATCAGAATTTAGCTGCCTTTGACGAAGATCGCTATCAGCATCTTCTAAAGTGTCTTCTACTTGAGCGGGTTGTTCTACCGTTTCACCTTCAGAAGTAGGTGCATCTCCACTAGTTCTGGCTACATCACAGGCAACGGCACCAAAAAGTAACGTGCTACCTAGTAATACAGTAGTTAGTTTGTTCATAATTATTGACTCTCCGATTGATTATTTGGTAGTAAAGAATTTAGCGATCGCCTTCGACAGTACGCGGAGGGTAATTTCTATTACCGCGATCGATAACAGGATTGCCGTCTACATCTACATCGAGTTCTTCACGACGAACTTTTTCGCTAGCTCTTACGGTGTCCTGTTCTACTTCTTTGCGAATATTTACTTCTTCTCTTACAAAAGCCTGTTTTTTGATGTCGGCTGTTTCTTCGTATACATCAACTCTGGCTACTTCCTCAGTTCCAAAATTAACGCTACCAGGAGTTACTTGAGTAGTAGAGTCGGGGGTGGTACGTTCGACAACGACTCTTTCTTTCTCTACAGGAACAGAAACTCTAGCTGTTTCAGTTGATACTTTTTTACCGACTGCTACTTCTCCAGCTTTTTCACGCTGTTTGTTTACCATCAGACGTTCTTCATATAGTCTGATTTTGTCTGTATCGCTGATATCGGTTCTAGTTCTAATATCATCATCTACATCGGCAACTTGAGTTGGAGTTGCTCCTGGTACATCGTAGATACCAAACTCTTCTACTCCATGTTGCTTCATCAAATTTTCAGCACGAGAAATTTCTGCTGCCGTACCCGTTACCATTACTAGAAAACTACCGCCTGCAACGCGATCGCGATATATTCTAGCTCTTTCTTCGGGAATTCCCAGACCAATCAAAGCTCCGATCAAACCTCCAGCTACAGCACCAATACCAGCACCTGCTATAGTTGTGGCGATCGCAGTTGCTTCTGCMCCTGCCAGTAAAATCGGACCAATTCCTGGAATTGCCAAAACTCCTAAGCCCAC
This region of Myxosarcina sp. GI1 genomic DNA includes:
- a CDS encoding lipopolysaccharide assembly protein LapA domain-containing protein, which gives rise to MKTFVKLLVSLSFALWLGAIAIFSIQNIQPVSLKFITFESISIPVGVLLAFCVGVGTILGSLMPLLWQRRRRQY
- a CDS encoding efflux RND transporter permease subunit, producing the protein MKSISISSIAIQRHIGTLMVALAAIVVGVVFIFRLQVDLLPAITYPRIGLSLDVPGVSTAVVVEEVTKPLEDILSATEGIEQIFSRTREGSVRIDLYFQPGEDIDRALADATAIFNRNRDRVLPDGVENASLYKFSPSEEPFYEFAVESASLDNLELRIFAEEEIGRELNIIPGVASVEVSGGLTEEIGIDVDLQRLQALGIGFNTVEEALAQGDRDLAGGRLQGETGEPLVRTTGRWQSVAEIRNLRLNLANEAGASRLVYLEDVARITDGTAEQRVFVSLNGKPAIKVSVQKQPEANTISVTQAIKTKLANMQAVGTIPADMQLITTKNEAIFIRNSIANLITAGLIGTVLAAIAVLLFLGSLRQTFIIATAIPLAILTAIILMKLFGLSINIFSLGGLALGVGIVVDNSIVMLENIVLTVRKRGRDNRNYLTNSIAASQEVESALVASTATNLVAVVPFLLIGGLFSLLFQELILTISFAIAASLLLALTVVPMLASRLLGIKRSSKIAKFPFLVWFDRAFTRATESYRNILTRVIRHRLIVIILAFAIFGGSSYAMLQQLPQEILPSIDTGQARLYASFPPGTNLETNRRVMQAVDEILLNQPETEYAFTAAGGFLFGSSTIDNPLRSSGTITLKPNSDVEAYVERVENQFQQLNLVDTRLVVFPESVRGLTLDNSPVDEDIDLILQGANLDLLEQTGNEVLEMLDNRATKARYRTRNDPRPLEVQIIPDPARLADLGLTVTDLGTTVQTAISGTVATQLQRGDRLVDVRVRLNESSRQSITELEQLPILTNRGGTINLQDVASITLAEAPGEVQRLAQRNVFIIVGEFNEEAVFSEAMAELQSIMAEIELPDGINILPSYAANSSQEVQNSLKILGGLAVFLVFVVMAVQYNSLIDPLIILFTVPLALAGGILGLYITDTAVGATVLVGAVLLVGIVVNNAIVMVELANQLRQEQCDKPNGQGYTPGCASLRATAIISAATARLRPILMTTITTVLGMFPLALGIGEGAELLQPLGVVVFSGLALATLLTLFIVPCFYVLLHGK
- a CDS encoding RNA-binding protein, whose amino-acid sequence is MSIYVGNLNYEITQEDLNEVFAEYGTVKRVHLPTDRETGRKRGFGFVEMGTEDEETAAISALDGAEWMGRSLKVNKARPREPRSSGGGGRRNFRF
- a CDS encoding ATP-dependent helicase, which translates into the protein MSFDLKQTISDSPADFIDSTVFKPELSIQLRQLRNSLRVGQQSLADWQQGEMAVSAVPGAGKSHSLAVAAAIAIAKHQLHSRKQLVIVTYTRSAAASIKSKIRKRLQELSLPPRGFVVHTLHGLALNIASSHRELAALDLDKVNLIAPTMGHRLIRSSVEKWLATHPRQYRVLLEGIQFDGEETERLRRQSVLRTEVLPGLTYTVVREAKSSGLLPEDLRNLSQTATDNYQILAIAAGLYDEYQQAMQSQDLIDYDDMILAALRVLAYEPMRSLWQERVFAVFEDEAQDSSPLQEQLISILAGNSTNPDLSPNLVRVGDPNQAINSTFTPADPLYFNWFCQICEEKNSLATMDRAGRSNRTIIDAANFVLHWVNQQELRELRLAATAEPHPDLQLPFRPQNIQPVSPDDPQPEANPQATGKGLEIYRPDDIYQTVELIGKRAIALFKEHPERNAAILVRENRQGRFVAEELAYLQRDYKIKIYEVGETERHSHIPAEILQLLQFIDRPHSPDNLKAALEVLTQRGLIPTQDLNALATYPEQFLYPTPLDPPSKKEVTEVRDYCCDLLRARLALPHYQLIPYLGMKLKYTGSELATVQKLSEKVNQQIVGKSSLQSSIQALEEIVASEKFEGVEEDNDDRYTRSGQLTIITMHKAKGLDWDYVFLPFLHLDVLPGQPWVPTAAQFLGNFTLSEVARAQIRAVVHARYTNDAVSIPQPVAAWKEANRLKQAEEFRLLYVAMTRAKRLLWMSAAQLGPFRWSVFRPDKPASLQQKTPCPVLPALGRKFPRSVIN
- a CDS encoding DUF1540 domain-containing protein, coding for MAIDSGENNLGIVSECLVTDCTYNREKRCTAGGIYINTANGAALYYDCTTESLKPITQEREEVEDVSQCTVIDCSYNKGQSCIAEFITVFLSNNTARCDTYTK
- a CDS encoding BON domain-containing protein, encoding MNKLTTVLLGSTLLFGAVACDVARTSGDAPTSEGETVEQPAQVEDTLEDADSDLRQRQLNSDIRAREERNDVFGEQEQRDNSDLESEVRAKLEANIPRSKLTIDAENGAVFIRGTVPSEKEYSTIEPLAREITGVDTVQLEVEIVPGAES
- a CDS encoding YsnF/AvaK domain-containing protein — protein: MNKVNKHYKRAAGLFYSRDEAEAAVRGLKNNNFDMDRVSVIARDADKVAGANTTDTKQVGNKADDGATTGALTGGALGGIGGLLVGLGVLAIPGIGPILLAGAEATAIATTIAGAGIGAVAGGLIGALIGLGIPEERARIYRDRVAGGSFLVMVTGTAAEISRAENLMKQHGVEEFGIYDVPGATPTQVADVDDDIRTRTDISDTDKIRLYEERLMVNKQREKAGEVAVGKKVSTETARVSVPVEKERVVVERTTPDSTTQVTPGSVNFGTEEVARVDVYEETADIKKQAFVREEVNIRKEVEQDTVRASEKVRREELDVDVDGNPVIDRGNRNYPPRTVEGDR